One genomic region from Rhinoraja longicauda isolate Sanriku21f chromosome 8, sRhiLon1.1, whole genome shotgun sequence encodes:
- the c8h2orf69 gene encoding mitochondrial protein C2orf69 homolog translates to MSGRVGAAEAEAAAAGSRSVPGVEVLRLSGVAGWGPDKTNDLLLGLGPGPGMGLGGRRASPHHLLYFPGDVQDYHELMIRHPENVRWQQWSLEEVAVLLFHRFPNSHIWIIKASRMHLHKFNCYDNFVQSNLFGVPEHSSDCRAFKHLYSLLMNGFKEARTVLRSRTNADGGSHDSFTAAHDEACSGHSKIANGLASKKDLSTPSLSGNYTEVEDQKCTDPSLKFTLVGFSKGCVVLNQLLYELNEAQKNKELAAFINNITAMYWLDGGHAGGSNTWVTDPEILKGLAKTGIPVHAHVTPYQVRDSMRAWIGKEHKKFIRLLTEFGAKVTNQLHFENETPSLENHFRILQVF, encoded by the exons ATGAGCGGGCGTGTCGGGGCAGCAGAGGCCGAGGCCGCGGCCGCTGGGTCACGGAGTGTGCCCGGGGTGGAGGTGCTGAGGCTGAGCGGGGTGGCGGGCTGGGGCCCGGACAAGACCAACGACCTGCTGCTGGGGCTGGGGCCGGGGCCGGGGATGGGGCTGGGCGGGCGCCGTGCCAGCCCGCACCACCTGCTCTACTTCCCGGGGGACGTGCAG GATTATCATGAGCTGATGATACGCCATCCAGAAAATGTTCGCTGGCAGCAATGGAGTCTCGAAGAAGTTGCCGTTCTATTATTCCATCGTTTTCCTAACAGTCACATATGGATCATAAAGGCTTCCCGGATGCATCTACACAAGTTCAATTGCTATGACAACTTTGTGCAAAGCAATTTGTTTGGTGTTCCTGAACATAGCTCTGACTGTCGGGCTTTCAAACACTTGTATTCACTGTTGATGAATGGGTTCAAGGAAGCACGCACTGTTCTGCGCTCACGGACAAATGCTGATGGAGGGTCTCATGATTCATTTACAGCTGCCCATGATGAAGCCTGCAGTGGTCACTCTAAAATTGCAAATGGCCTTGCTTCGAAGAAGGACCTGAGTACTCCAAGTCTCTCTGGAAATTACACAGAGGTTGAAGACCAGAAATGCACTGACCCTTCATTGAAATTTACATTGGTTGGTTTCAGCAAAGGTTGTGTGGTATTGAACCAGCTACTGTATGAATTGAATGAAGCACAAAAGAACAAGGAACTAGCTGCCTTCATCAATAACATTACAGCGATGTACTGGTTGGATGGTGGTCATGCTGGGGGAAGTAATACCTGGGTCACTGATCCAGAAATCCTGAAGGGATTAGCCAAAACAGGTATTCCTGTGCATGCACATGTGACACCTTATCAAGTGCGGGATAGCATGAGGGCTTGGATTGGGAAAGAGCATAAGAAATTCATTCGACTCTTGACGGAGTTTGGTGCTAAAGTGACAAACCAGCTTCATTTTGAAAATGAAACCCCTTCTCTGGAGAATCACTTTCGGATTCTTCAAGTATTCTGA